A DNA window from Nitrospirota bacterium contains the following coding sequences:
- a CDS encoding helix-turn-helix transcriptional regulator: MPQAKPDDRCLALGQNIKKLREKKHLSQEKLSEKADIHVSYIGQIERGLRYPSLKTLFRIADALDVRINDIFKGIYDVRRNGKEDA, from the coding sequence ATGCCGCAGGCCAAGCCCGATGACCGCTGCCTCGCCCTGGGCCAGAACATCAAAAAGCTCAGGGAGAAAAAGCATCTCTCGCAGGAAAAGCTCTCGGAGAAGGCGGACATCCATGTCTCCTATATAGGGCAGATAGAGCGGGGCCTGCGCTACCCGTCACTCAAGACCCTTTTCCGCATCGCGGACGCACTGGACGTAAGAATCAATGACATATTCAAGGGAATATATGATGTCAGGCGGAACGGGAAAGAAGACGCATAA